One window of the Pseudomonas sp. S04 genome contains the following:
- a CDS encoding tetratricopeptide repeat protein encodes MNFKTKANNPYLLPALEGPFRLPIGQSACALRKWQQSLFMATMLLGLLTTAAFASAQPSNLGDEQVFQTNTELQRANTQVIAASTYAEQHPRDTDAQYALAVALDRMGDLQTLRARQPFPYNAGYRAALELARNNLKAHPYTSKLMPKVQRLEPGAAADSEQILWSYRDAARRYFTRARIVYQQLVALQPNNSKWQQALAVNYTRTNPGHMGVEEVRAYYQPALDILLRLAKSAPGNQQLQRDLAATYEEIADRVNSMTGTLPAEYHEALAIRIKVLRSNETNPLFVRELAVTFGKIGEALVMRGKWAAARDAVTDQFGLYQDLAALDPGNNQWQRELAVAHMDFAAIKNDNNGPGAKLEAEVLAHYAQALAIRTRLIQVEPSNAQWQMDLVASHETMARFYDDRGLDEKTLASYIEAQRQMAKFAQRYPNDRGWLFYQLYFYFSIGSEYRAIQSWAAPHSLGGKFPEPGKFKAAADAQDEVFENMRKIIDTLVRMTDAPVRPA; translated from the coding sequence ATGAATTTCAAGACAAAAGCGAATAACCCGTATCTTTTGCCCGCACTAGAAGGCCCATTTCGCCTGCCTATTGGTCAATCAGCCTGCGCTTTGCGCAAATGGCAGCAGTCTCTTTTCATGGCAACAATGCTACTTGGCTTGTTGACGACGGCAGCGTTTGCCAGCGCTCAACCGAGCAATCTTGGGGATGAACAGGTTTTTCAGACAAACACCGAATTGCAGCGCGCTAATACGCAGGTGATTGCGGCATCCACCTACGCCGAACAACATCCGCGTGATACCGATGCACAGTATGCGCTGGCCGTGGCGCTGGATCGCATGGGTGACCTGCAAACCCTGAGGGCGAGGCAACCATTCCCTTACAACGCCGGTTACCGGGCCGCTCTGGAGCTGGCCCGGAACAACCTGAAGGCCCACCCATACACCAGTAAGCTCATGCCCAAGGTGCAACGCCTGGAACCTGGCGCGGCAGCAGACTCGGAGCAAATACTCTGGAGCTACCGTGACGCTGCCCGACGTTACTTCACCAGGGCCCGTATCGTTTACCAACAACTGGTCGCCTTGCAGCCCAACAACAGCAAGTGGCAACAAGCACTCGCGGTGAACTACACAAGAACCAACCCGGGCCATATGGGGGTCGAAGAAGTCAGGGCCTACTATCAGCCGGCCCTGGATATTCTGCTGCGCCTGGCAAAGTCAGCGCCTGGTAACCAGCAGTTGCAACGCGATCTCGCGGCAACCTACGAGGAAATTGCGGACCGGGTGAATTCAATGACCGGCACCTTGCCCGCTGAATACCATGAGGCCTTGGCAATACGTATAAAAGTGCTCAGGAGCAATGAAACCAATCCACTGTTCGTCCGCGAGTTGGCAGTGACCTTCGGCAAGATCGGCGAAGCCCTGGTAATGCGGGGGAAATGGGCAGCAGCACGTGACGCCGTGACCGATCAATTTGGCTTGTACCAGGATTTGGCTGCCTTGGACCCTGGCAACAACCAATGGCAACGCGAACTTGCAGTGGCGCACATGGATTTTGCAGCGATTAAAAACGACAACAATGGGCCAGGCGCAAAACTAGAGGCAGAAGTGCTGGCTCATTATGCCCAAGCCTTGGCAATACGAACCCGGCTGATTCAAGTGGAGCCGAGCAATGCGCAGTGGCAGATGGACTTGGTCGCCAGCCACGAAACTATGGCCAGGTTTTACGATGACCGAGGGTTGGACGAAAAAACCCTGGCCTCCTACATCGAGGCGCAACGACAAATGGCCAAGTTCGCACAGCGTTACCCCAACGATCGCGGTTGGCTCTTCTACCAACTCTATTTCTATTTCAGCATCGGTTCCGAGTACCGGGCAATACAGAGCTGGGCCGCGCCACACTCACTTGGGGGGAAATTTCCCGAACCTGGGAAATTCAAAGCCGCTGCTGACGCCCAGGATGAGGTGTTTGAAAACATGCGCAAGATAATCGATACCTTGGTCCGCATGACCGATGCCCCTGTGAGGCCAGCGTAG
- a CDS encoding CopG family ribbon-helix-helix protein: MVTTAKTRSVTAHVPVQLAEKVDLMAERLERSKNWIVKQALSAWIDQEEERSRLTREALADVDAGRVIDHQAVQAWADSLSTESPLPVPR; the protein is encoded by the coding sequence ATGGTTACTACCGCCAAGACCCGATCCGTCACGGCTCATGTCCCTGTGCAACTGGCTGAGAAGGTCGATTTGATGGCTGAGCGCCTTGAGCGCTCCAAGAACTGGATCGTCAAACAGGCCCTTTCTGCCTGGATTGACCAAGAAGAAGAACGCAGTCGCCTGACCCGAGAGGCCTTGGCTGATGTGGACGCCGGCCGGGTAATTGACCACCAGGCTGTCCAGGCTTGGGCCGACAGCCTGAGTACAGAATCCCCGCTGCCAGTGCCGCGCTGA
- a CDS encoding type II toxin-antitoxin system RelE/ParE family toxin yields the protein MELKWTSKGLSDIARLYEFLAAVNQPAAAHTIQQLTAAPRTLLTNPRIGERLEEFQPRDVRRIIIGHYEMRYEIQGSTLYLLRLWHTREDR from the coding sequence ATGGAGTTGAAGTGGACCAGCAAGGGGCTTTCCGACATTGCCCGGCTGTATGAGTTTCTGGCCGCGGTGAACCAGCCCGCCGCCGCGCATACGATTCAACAGCTCACGGCTGCTCCTCGTACGTTGCTGACAAATCCACGCATTGGCGAACGGCTTGAAGAGTTCCAGCCACGGGATGTGCGCCGAATTATTATCGGCCACTACGAGATGCGGTACGAGATTCAGGGTTCCACCCTCTATCTGCTACGCCTGTGGCACACACGCGAGGATCGATAA
- the phnX gene encoding phosphonoacetaldehyde hydrolase: MHYQQPRHLQAVVLDWAGTVVDFGSFAPTQIFVEAFAEFGVAVSLEEARGPMGMGKWDHIRTLCNQPQIAERYRAVFDRLPTDADVTALYERFMPLQIDKIALHSALIPGALEAIAALREQGLKIGSCSGYPAVVMAKVVELARANGYVADHVVATDEVPNGRPYPAQALANVIALGISDVAACVKVDDTWPGILEGRSAGMWTVALTCSGNALGLTYEQFQALSPEQLAEAHARISQTFEGARPHYLIDTIAELPAVIEQINARLARGETPQGA; the protein is encoded by the coding sequence ATGCACTATCAACAACCGCGCCACCTGCAAGCCGTGGTCCTGGACTGGGCCGGCACCGTCGTCGACTTCGGCTCCTTTGCCCCCACGCAGATTTTCGTCGAAGCCTTTGCCGAGTTCGGCGTTGCCGTGTCCCTGGAAGAGGCCCGTGGCCCGATGGGCATGGGCAAGTGGGACCACATCCGCACGCTGTGCAATCAACCGCAGATTGCCGAACGTTACCGTGCCGTGTTCGACCGCCTGCCGACCGATGCAGACGTCACTGCACTCTATGAACGGTTTATGCCGCTGCAGATCGACAAAATCGCCCTGCACTCAGCCCTGATCCCAGGCGCCCTGGAGGCCATCGCCGCGCTCCGCGAGCAGGGTCTGAAAATCGGATCCTGCTCCGGCTATCCGGCGGTGGTGATGGCCAAGGTGGTAGAGCTGGCCCGGGCCAACGGCTACGTCGCCGATCATGTGGTAGCCACCGACGAAGTGCCCAACGGCCGTCCGTATCCGGCACAGGCCCTGGCTAACGTGATCGCCCTGGGAATCAGCGACGTCGCCGCATGCGTCAAGGTCGACGACACCTGGCCGGGTATCCTCGAAGGCCGCAGCGCCGGCATGTGGACAGTCGCCCTGACCTGCTCCGGCAACGCCCTGGGCTTGACCTACGAACAGTTCCAGGCACTGAGCCCCGAGCAACTGGCCGAAGCACACGCCCGCATCAGCCAAACCTTCGAAGGCGCCCGCCCGCACTATCTGATCGACACCATTGCCGAGTTGCCGGCAGTGATCGAGCAGATCAACGCCCGCCTGGCACGGGGTGAAACGCCGCAAGGCGCGTGA
- a CDS encoding LysR substrate-binding domain-containing protein has product MYQYHKWLRSFHAVAKTGSFTLAAEYLCIGQPTVSEQVNALEKKFSVELFHRRGRFIDMSSAGHQLYGITQGLFGQEDEAVQLLHSFKQRKTGMLRLGAVSPPIAMNLTYELMQQHPDIELETSFSPEKETLARLFNFDIDVAILALSEFDQRFDTQLYRRYPIIAVVRDDHPWAQQEQVHVEQISAEKWVLREKSSRTRQLVEESCTRLNVELNCVMQLNSREAIVHAIAKGIGIGFVSAVEYAQTPGTKPITFVDHPFAIDYHLCCLGIRRNRPMIAELFDSSPIPTT; this is encoded by the coding sequence ATGTACCAGTACCACAAGTGGCTCCGTTCCTTTCACGCCGTGGCCAAAACCGGCAGCTTCACCCTGGCGGCCGAATACCTGTGCATCGGCCAGCCAACGGTCAGCGAGCAGGTCAACGCCCTGGAGAAGAAGTTCTCGGTGGAACTGTTCCACCGCCGTGGTCGCTTTATCGACATGAGTTCGGCCGGGCACCAGCTCTACGGGATTACCCAGGGCCTGTTCGGCCAGGAGGACGAAGCCGTGCAGCTGCTGCACAGTTTCAAGCAACGCAAGACTGGCATGTTGCGCCTGGGGGCGGTTTCGCCGCCTATCGCGATGAACCTGACCTATGAACTGATGCAGCAGCATCCGGACATCGAGCTGGAAACCTCATTCAGCCCGGAAAAGGAGACCCTGGCGCGACTGTTCAACTTCGACATCGACGTGGCGATCCTCGCCCTGTCCGAGTTCGACCAGCGCTTCGACACCCAGCTGTACCGGCGCTACCCGATCATCGCGGTGGTCCGTGACGACCATCCCTGGGCACAGCAAGAACAGGTGCATGTCGAGCAGATCAGTGCCGAGAAATGGGTGCTGCGCGAGAAGAGTTCGCGGACCCGGCAACTGGTGGAGGAAAGCTGCACGCGGTTGAACGTCGAACTCAACTGCGTGATGCAATTGAACAGCCGCGAAGCCATTGTCCACGCCATCGCCAAGGGCATCGGCATTGGTTTTGTCTCGGCTGTCGAGTACGCCCAGACCCCGGGCACCAAACCCATCACCTTCGTCGATCACCCGTTCGCCATCGATTACCACCTGTGCTGCCTGGGCATCCGCCGCAACCGGCCAATGATCGCCGAGCTGTTCGACTCAAGCCCGATACCGACCACCTGA
- a CDS encoding MFS transporter codes for MNRAQTLPGIATHTASFRVAQWRMLLAAMFCYLFFYTGRQTFGFAIPGIQAEFGLSKETLGWVSAAMLWAYAIGQAINGNLADKFGGRRIMTLGAVLSCGANWVTSFSAGFASLILPWGINGYFQALGWAPGSRLISNWWSAGERGKVYGFYVFAAGCASVLSYVTSIVVLEVLQLEWRWIFRLPVLLMLAGGILFYLIARERPQDLGFEPLADTGVANAADKQHEVAQGEVETSAQRYKAVLKNARLIIAAVSLGFQNAARYGLIVWVPVHFLGADWKSGDSLVDPKWITVALPVGMAIGALTNGWVSDKLFGSKRYLAIMLYMFLGAATSLWMWSLPPHSMIGLVALFLCGFFVYGPASSFWALCPDLVGAKRAGTATGVMNFSSYLFAGLAEPLIGSMLDSTGNTSLIFIVVTSACLCSALVALFIRR; via the coding sequence ATGAATCGTGCCCAAACCCTGCCTGGTATCGCTACCCACACGGCCTCGTTCCGCGTCGCCCAGTGGCGCATGTTGCTGGCGGCGATGTTCTGTTACCTGTTTTTCTACACCGGCCGGCAAACCTTCGGTTTTGCCATTCCAGGGATCCAGGCCGAGTTTGGCCTGAGCAAGGAAACCCTGGGCTGGGTGTCGGCCGCCATGCTCTGGGCCTACGCCATCGGCCAGGCCATCAATGGCAACCTTGCCGACAAGTTCGGTGGCCGGCGGATCATGACCCTGGGCGCCGTGCTGTCCTGCGGCGCCAACTGGGTGACCAGCTTCTCTGCCGGGTTTGCCAGCCTGATCCTGCCCTGGGGCATCAACGGTTACTTCCAGGCATTGGGCTGGGCGCCGGGCAGCCGGCTGATCTCCAACTGGTGGAGCGCCGGCGAGCGCGGCAAGGTCTACGGCTTTTATGTGTTTGCCGCCGGGTGCGCCTCGGTGCTGTCCTACGTGACCTCGATCGTGGTGCTGGAGGTGCTGCAACTGGAGTGGCGCTGGATCTTCCGTCTGCCGGTGTTGCTGATGCTGGCCGGCGGTATCCTGTTCTACCTGATTGCCCGTGAACGCCCGCAAGACCTGGGCTTCGAACCGCTGGCCGACACCGGTGTGGCCAATGCCGCCGACAAACAGCATGAGGTGGCGCAAGGCGAGGTCGAAACTTCCGCGCAGCGCTACAAGGCAGTCCTGAAAAATGCCCGGCTGATCATCGCCGCGGTATCCCTGGGCTTCCAGAACGCCGCCCGCTACGGCCTGATCGTCTGGGTGCCGGTGCATTTTCTCGGTGCCGACTGGAAAAGTGGCGACAGCCTGGTGGATCCGAAGTGGATCACCGTGGCCCTGCCCGTGGGCATGGCGATCGGCGCGCTGACCAATGGCTGGGTGTCGGACAAGCTGTTCGGCTCCAAGCGTTACCTGGCGATCATGCTCTACATGTTCCTCGGCGCGGCGACCAGCCTGTGGATGTGGAGCCTGCCGCCCCACAGCATGATCGGCCTGGTGGCGCTGTTCCTCTGCGGGTTCTTCGTCTATGGCCCGGCCTCCAGCTTCTGGGCGCTGTGCCCGGATCTGGTCGGCGCCAAGCGGGCGGGCACGGCCACTGGGGTGATGAACTTCTCCTCCTATCTGTTCGCTGGCCTGGCGGAACCCCTGATCGGCAGTATGCTCGACAGTACCGGCAATACCTCGCTGATCTTCATCGTGGTGACCTCGGCCTGCCTGTGCAGTGCGCTGGTCGCGCTGTTCATCAGGCGTTGA
- the psrA gene encoding iron-containing alcohol dehydrogenase PsrA: MTARFHNPVDTRFGWGSLQQLAAITEQHKVALVTFPEARGLGLVARIEELLGDRLVYVIEDVQPNPDVAHLRDTYERFWAEAGDCAMVIAVGGGSAIDTAKALIVGTESGSFDELLTLLATGKPFVPARSKLLIAAPTTAGTGSEVTPWATIWDSASLKKYSLHLDCTWPKVAIIDPQLMLTVPASVTVSTGLDALSHALEAIWNVNANPISDTFAVAAIEDILECLPRLLRDLSSQELRSRMALAALKAGMAFSNTKTALAHSISYEMTLRHGLSHGIACSFTLPLVLGLAWGHDQERDQTLQRVFGTDLAKAQAQLRDLLHSVGVKTEFADYGVTAQDAEAIIQFALQGARGKNFIGCQAA; this comes from the coding sequence ATGACCGCCCGATTCCACAACCCGGTAGACACTCGTTTCGGCTGGGGCAGCCTGCAACAGTTGGCCGCGATTACCGAACAGCACAAGGTCGCCCTGGTGACATTCCCCGAAGCGCGCGGGCTGGGCCTGGTGGCGCGGATCGAAGAGCTGCTGGGTGATCGCCTGGTCTACGTGATCGAAGACGTGCAGCCCAATCCCGACGTGGCGCACCTGCGCGACACCTATGAACGCTTCTGGGCCGAAGCCGGCGACTGCGCCATGGTCATCGCCGTGGGCGGAGGCAGCGCCATCGACACCGCCAAGGCGCTGATTGTCGGTACCGAATCGGGGAGCTTCGACGAGTTGCTGACCCTGCTGGCAACCGGCAAGCCCTTTGTCCCGGCCCGCAGCAAATTGCTGATTGCCGCACCTACCACCGCCGGCACCGGCAGCGAAGTCACGCCCTGGGCGACCATCTGGGACAGCGCCAGCCTGAAGAAATACTCGCTGCACCTGGACTGCACCTGGCCCAAAGTGGCGATCATCGACCCGCAACTGATGTTGACGGTGCCAGCCAGCGTCACCGTCTCCACCGGCCTGGACGCCTTGTCCCATGCCCTGGAGGCAATCTGGAACGTCAACGCCAACCCGATTTCCGACACCTTCGCCGTGGCGGCCATCGAGGACATCCTCGAATGCCTGCCTCGGTTGCTGCGCGACCTGTCCAGCCAGGAACTGCGCTCGCGCATGGCCCTGGCCGCCCTCAAGGCGGGCATGGCGTTCTCCAACACCAAGACCGCACTGGCCCACTCCATTTCCTATGAAATGACCCTGCGCCACGGCCTGTCCCATGGCATCGCCTGCTCCTTCACCCTGCCCCTGGTGCTGGGCCTGGCCTGGGGTCACGACCAGGAGCGCGACCAGACCCTGCAACGGGTTTTCGGCACCGACTTGGCCAAGGCCCAGGCCCAGTTGCGCGACCTGTTGCACAGCGTGGGCGTGAAGACCGAGTTTGCCGACTACGGCGTCACCGCCCAGGACGCCGAGGCCATCATCCAGTTCGCCCTGCAGGGCGCGCGCGGCAAGAACTTCATCGGTTGCCAAGCGGCCTAG
- the phnE gene encoding phosphonate ABC transporter, permease protein PhnE translates to MQPNNYLWTVDRPRSARSWLTTAALVLAVVLTLHWSAEGAQLSVAELAGGLPQIGDFLARTMPPDLSILPRLLAPAIETLQIAIWGTLLGVLLAIPLSFLAARNLSRNRLVFHATRQFLNVTRSINELILALIFVSAVGLGPFPGVLALALHGMGMLGKFFAESIEEIDQGPIEALQATGARPLQVIVFGVLPQVITAWIAVILYRFEVNLRSATVLGMVGAGGLGFELVSSLKLFKYEQTATCIIVITLMVVIADAVSGRLRNAIQRGSNH, encoded by the coding sequence ATGCAACCGAACAACTACCTGTGGACCGTCGACCGGCCGCGCAGCGCGCGGAGCTGGCTGACTACCGCGGCGCTGGTGCTGGCGGTGGTGCTGACCCTGCATTGGAGTGCCGAGGGCGCGCAGCTCAGCGTTGCGGAACTGGCCGGCGGCCTGCCGCAAATCGGCGACTTCCTCGCCCGCACCATGCCACCCGACCTGAGCATTCTCCCGCGTTTGCTGGCACCGGCCATCGAAACCCTGCAGATCGCGATCTGGGGCACCCTGCTCGGCGTGCTGCTGGCGATTCCGTTGTCGTTCCTGGCGGCGCGCAACCTCAGTCGCAACCGCCTGGTATTCCACGCCACGCGACAGTTTCTCAACGTCACCCGCAGCATCAACGAACTGATCCTCGCCCTGATCTTTGTCTCGGCGGTGGGTTTGGGGCCCTTTCCCGGTGTGCTGGCGTTGGCGCTGCATGGCATGGGCATGCTCGGCAAGTTCTTCGCCGAAAGCATCGAGGAAATCGACCAGGGCCCCATCGAGGCCCTGCAGGCCACCGGGGCACGGCCGTTGCAGGTGATTGTGTTTGGCGTCCTGCCGCAGGTGATTACCGCCTGGATCGCGGTGATCCTCTACCGCTTCGAAGTCAACCTGCGCTCGGCCACCGTGCTCGGCATGGTCGGCGCCGGCGGCCTGGGGTTCGAGCTGGTAAGCAGCCTGAAGCTGTTCAAGTACGAACAAACCGCCACCTGCATCATCGTCATCACCTTGATGGTGGTCATCGCCGACGCGGTGTCCGGCAGGCTGCGCAATGCGATCCAGCGCGGTTCCAACCATTAA
- the phnC gene encoding phosphonate ABC transporter ATP-binding protein — translation MISIRQLTKHYGSNPVLRGIDLDVGQGEFVVILGQSGAGKSTLLRCINRLVQADSGTLQVAGIDARSCRDPRTLRRQVAMIFQHHNVVPRLSVLKNVLTGRLGAVSTFSSVLQLFRRADVALARQCLQRVELEHKANERTDALSGGQMQRVGIARALAQCPQVILADEPVASLDPKTARLVLQYLRDASRELGITVLCNLHQVDYAREFGDRIVGLAHGRLVFDGHPASMGEADLQRIYPGQEPALEVPPTTSALALVPCSESRA, via the coding sequence ATGATCAGCATCCGCCAATTGACCAAGCACTACGGGAGCAACCCGGTGCTGCGCGGTATCGACCTGGACGTCGGCCAAGGCGAGTTCGTGGTGATCCTGGGGCAATCCGGCGCCGGCAAATCGACCTTGCTGCGCTGCATCAACCGCCTGGTCCAGGCCGACTCCGGCACCCTGCAGGTGGCCGGCATCGATGCCCGCTCCTGCCGCGATCCGCGGACGCTGCGCCGCCAGGTGGCGATGATCTTCCAGCACCACAACGTGGTGCCGCGCCTGAGCGTGCTGAAGAATGTCCTGACCGGACGCCTGGGCGCCGTGTCCACCTTCAGCTCGGTGCTGCAGCTGTTCCGCCGGGCGGATGTCGCCCTGGCCAGGCAATGCCTGCAACGGGTGGAGCTGGAGCACAAGGCCAACGAACGCACCGACGCTCTCTCCGGCGGGCAGATGCAACGGGTCGGCATCGCCCGCGCCCTGGCCCAGTGTCCCCAGGTGATCCTGGCGGACGAACCGGTGGCCAGCCTCGACCCCAAGACCGCACGCCTGGTGTTGCAGTACCTGCGCGATGCATCGCGGGAACTGGGGATCACCGTGCTGTGCAACCTGCACCAGGTCGACTACGCCCGTGAGTTTGGCGACCGGATTGTCGGCCTGGCCCACGGCCGCCTGGTGTTCGACGGCCACCCGGCGAGCATGGGCGAGGCTGACCTGCAACGCATCTACCCTGGCCAGGAACCAGCACTTGAAGTGCCACCGACGACCAGCGCGCTGGCGCTGGTGCCGTGCAGCGAATCGAGGGCTTGA
- a CDS encoding phosphate/phosphite/phosphonate ABC transporter substrate-binding protein: MKPLRSFLRVASIALALTAAGLASAKDQLTIGLIPSEDSQAMIEASKQVLDTLQTRLGMPVVPFVATDYNGIIEALRAGKLDVAYLGPFSYVLATSVAEVEAFAVAVTRKTGQSAYKSVIVARKDSGIRELADLKGRTFAFVDPSSASGHLFPKAGLEQAGFVPAQLFSRVIFSGSHDASILAVENHKVDAAAVADRIFASAVSKGLVKQDEFQVVWSSRPIPESPMVWRKDLDPALQQKVASALASIKDVPWGDQGVLDGFQPTSDAAYDVVRDTAKVLDLDLRSMK; this comes from the coding sequence ATGAAACCTCTTCGCTCATTCCTGCGTGTTGCCAGCATCGCCCTCGCCCTGACCGCCGCCGGCCTGGCCAGTGCCAAAGACCAACTGACCATTGGCCTGATCCCCTCCGAAGACTCGCAGGCGATGATCGAAGCCAGCAAACAGGTGCTCGATACCCTGCAAACCCGGTTGGGCATGCCGGTGGTGCCCTTTGTCGCGACCGACTACAACGGCATCATCGAAGCGCTGCGCGCCGGCAAGCTCGACGTCGCGTACCTGGGGCCATTCTCCTACGTCCTCGCCACCTCGGTGGCCGAGGTCGAAGCCTTCGCGGTCGCCGTCACCCGCAAAACCGGGCAAAGCGCCTACAAGAGCGTGATTGTCGCGCGCAAGGACAGCGGCATCCGCGAGCTGGCCGACCTCAAGGGCCGTACCTTCGCCTTTGTCGACCCCAGCTCGGCGTCCGGCCACCTGTTCCCCAAGGCCGGCCTGGAGCAAGCCGGGTTCGTCCCGGCGCAGCTGTTTTCCCGGGTGATTTTCTCCGGCTCCCACGATGCCAGCATCCTCGCCGTGGAAAACCACAAGGTGGATGCCGCTGCGGTAGCCGACCGGATTTTTGCCAGCGCGGTGAGCAAGGGCCTGGTCAAGCAGGACGAATTCCAGGTGGTCTGGAGTTCGCGGCCGATTCCCGAGTCGCCGATGGTCTGGCGCAAGGACCTGGACCCGGCCCTGCAACAGAAGGTCGCCAGTGCCCTGGCCTCGATCAAGGATGTGCCGTGGGGTGACCAGGGCGTGCTCGACGGCTTCCAGCCCACCAGCGACGCCGCCTACGACGTGGTTCGCGACACCGCCAAGGTGCTCGATCTGGATTTGCGGAGCATGAAATGA
- a CDS encoding LysR substrate-binding domain-containing protein: MSSAKMRAFLAVARHGSFSAGARAIGLSQPTLTTQVQAMERQYNLELFHRRGRRIELSDVGRQLLPIAQAMAALDLDAHNLLRDSGRLDSGELRLGAVGPFHVIEMVDHYLQRHPRIDVSIRVGNSAEVLADLERYVTDIAVLAGRHDDPALCAVHYARHAIILFAHHAHPLAARGSVRLEELEGQALLQREPGSTTRAVLDAALLAAGVVPRIAMEIGSREALREAVVRGIGLGAVSEAEFIADPRIRAIRLEGDPLYTETYLYCLAERRSSRLFSSFFEVLLAGQAQAS; encoded by the coding sequence ATGTCCAGCGCAAAGATGCGAGCGTTCCTCGCCGTGGCCCGTCACGGCAGTTTCAGTGCCGGGGCACGGGCGATCGGCCTCAGCCAGCCGACCCTGACCACCCAGGTGCAAGCCATGGAACGACAATACAACCTGGAGTTGTTTCACCGCCGTGGGCGGCGCATCGAGTTGTCGGATGTCGGCCGGCAACTGCTGCCGATCGCCCAGGCGATGGCGGCCCTGGACCTGGACGCGCACAACCTGCTGCGCGATTCCGGCCGGCTCGACAGCGGCGAGTTGCGGTTGGGGGCGGTGGGGCCGTTTCATGTGATCGAGATGGTCGACCACTATCTGCAGCGTCATCCACGGATCGATGTGTCGATCCGGGTCGGCAACTCGGCAGAGGTCCTGGCCGATCTCGAACGCTACGTGACCGACATCGCGGTGCTGGCCGGGCGGCACGACGATCCGGCGCTGTGTGCCGTGCATTACGCGCGCCACGCGATCATCCTGTTCGCCCACCATGCCCATCCCCTGGCTGCTCGCGGCTCGGTGCGTCTCGAAGAACTGGAGGGCCAGGCGCTGCTGCAACGCGAGCCCGGTTCCACCACCCGCGCGGTCCTCGACGCGGCGCTGCTGGCCGCGGGCGTGGTGCCGCGAATCGCCATGGAGATCGGCAGCCGTGAAGCCCTGCGCGAAGCCGTGGTCCGCGGAATTGGCCTGGGGGCGGTGTCCGAAGCCGAATTCATTGCCGACCCACGGATCCGCGCGATCCGCCTGGAAGGCGATCCGCTGTACACCGAGACGTACCTCTATTGCCTGGCGGAGCGACGCTCCAGCCGGCTGTTTTCATCGTTCTTCGAAGTCCTGCTGGCGGGGCAGGCCCAGGCTTCTTGA
- a CDS encoding site-specific integrase, whose translation MNKVDRYLKAGTRENTRRSYRAAVEHFEVTWGGFLPATGDSIVRYLADYADQLAISTLKQRLAALAQWHITQGFPDPTKTPTVRQMIKGIRTLHPAQEKQAAPLLLQHLEQAIDWLEHQATLAAQQYDWPTVLRCRRDAALVLIGFWRGFRGDELSRLRVEHTELQAGVGISFYLPHSKGDRQHLGTRFQTPALKKLCPVQAYGNWITAAGIAYGPVFRRLDRWGNLAPDGLHANSLIPLLRRLFRRAGVPAELYTSHSLRRGFATWATANGWDIKSLMSYVGWKDVKSAMRYVDASHSFGGLAEKPLVPGITPRALE comes from the coding sequence ATGAACAAGGTCGATCGCTACCTCAAGGCCGGTACCCGGGAGAACACCCGGCGCAGTTACCGTGCCGCGGTGGAGCACTTCGAAGTGACCTGGGGCGGGTTCTTGCCGGCGACGGGCGACAGCATCGTGCGCTACCTGGCCGACTACGCCGATCAACTGGCGATCAGCACCTTGAAGCAACGCCTGGCCGCCCTCGCCCAATGGCACATCACCCAGGGATTTCCCGACCCGACCAAGACGCCGACGGTGCGGCAGATGATCAAGGGCATCCGCACCTTGCATCCGGCGCAGGAGAAGCAGGCGGCGCCCCTGTTGCTGCAACACCTGGAGCAGGCCATCGACTGGCTGGAACACCAGGCAACGCTGGCCGCCCAGCAGTACGACTGGCCCACCGTGCTGCGCTGTCGGCGGGATGCCGCGTTGGTGCTGATCGGATTCTGGCGTGGCTTTCGCGGCGATGAGCTGTCTCGCCTGCGAGTTGAACACACCGAGCTGCAAGCGGGGGTCGGGATCAGCTTCTACCTGCCCCACAGTAAAGGCGATCGCCAGCACCTGGGGACCCGCTTCCAGACCCCGGCCCTGAAAAAGCTCTGCCCGGTGCAGGCCTATGGCAATTGGATCACGGCCGCCGGCATTGCCTATGGGCCGGTGTTCCGGCGCCTGGACCGCTGGGGCAACCTGGCGCCGGACGGTTTGCACGCCAACAGCCTGATCCCCTTGCTGCGCCGCCTGTTTCGCCGAGCCGGGGTGCCCGCCGAGCTGTACACCAGCCACTCCCTGCGCCGCGGCTTTGCCACCTGGGCGACCGCCAATGGCTGGGATATCAAGTCACTGATGAGCTATGTCGGCTGGAAAGACGTCAAGTCGGCGATGCGTTATGTCGACGCTTCCCACAGCTTTGGTGGCTTAGCGGAAAAGCCACTGGTGCCGGGCATCACTCCGCGCGCCCTAGAATGA